The following are encoded together in the Flavihumibacter fluvii genome:
- a CDS encoding aldehyde dehydrogenase — protein MPTAIPTTIKTTSMASATLSEQLDLVEKKYRSGITKSYTWRRNKLLQLKALVLQHEQDIYDALYKDLHKSKEEVWATELGILLAEINFALKHLKAWMQPKRAGTNLVNLPSSSYIYTEPLGVVLIIGPWNYPFMLLMSPFVGALAAGNTVVLKPSEFAPATAALLHKMISSGFDPSEVFLVEGDGAVVVPEMMQQFTFGHVFFTGGTAIGKIIYEMAASKLVPVTLELGGKSPCVVEADANISVAARRIAGTKFSNAGQMCIAPDYILVHESVKDKLVLALKKALTDFFSANPEENENYGRIINDRQFNRLVNYLQEGHIIHGGELSAEKKYIAPTLMDQVKAGAAVMKEEIFGPILPILTFSSQQEALDIIAQNPNPLSFYVFTNSVSKEEAWIEAVSFGGGCVNNSSWHFANPHLPFGGRGKSGLGAAHGKASFDCFTHYKSVMKTPTWFDPSIKYPPYKGKLSLFKKLIR, from the coding sequence ATGCCTACAGCTATTCCAACAACGATTAAAACAACTTCTATGGCATCTGCTACATTATCTGAACAGCTCGATCTGGTTGAGAAAAAATACCGGTCCGGAATTACAAAATCCTACACCTGGCGCCGTAATAAATTGCTGCAATTAAAAGCATTGGTCTTACAACACGAACAGGATATTTATGACGCTTTGTATAAAGACCTGCATAAAAGTAAGGAAGAAGTGTGGGCTACAGAACTGGGTATTCTGCTTGCAGAGATCAACTTTGCACTCAAGCATCTGAAAGCCTGGATGCAGCCGAAACGTGCAGGTACCAATCTTGTGAACCTTCCTTCATCCAGTTATATTTATACAGAACCACTTGGTGTGGTTCTGATCATCGGTCCATGGAACTATCCATTTATGTTATTGATGAGTCCATTTGTCGGTGCGCTGGCAGCAGGCAATACCGTTGTATTAAAACCCAGTGAATTTGCTCCTGCAACTGCAGCGCTGCTGCACAAAATGATCAGTTCAGGTTTCGACCCATCGGAAGTATTTTTAGTAGAAGGAGATGGTGCTGTAGTTGTTCCTGAAATGATGCAGCAATTTACTTTTGGCCATGTTTTTTTTACCGGAGGAACAGCCATCGGCAAAATCATTTATGAAATGGCTGCCAGTAAATTAGTGCCGGTAACGCTGGAACTTGGCGGCAAAAGTCCCTGTGTGGTAGAAGCTGATGCCAATATTTCAGTAGCAGCCAGGCGCATTGCAGGTACCAAGTTTTCAAATGCCGGGCAAATGTGCATCGCGCCTGATTATATCCTTGTCCATGAGTCCGTAAAGGATAAATTGGTGCTGGCTTTGAAAAAGGCGCTGACAGATTTTTTTTCTGCCAATCCTGAAGAAAATGAGAATTATGGCAGAATTATAAACGATAGGCAATTTAATCGACTGGTAAATTATTTGCAGGAAGGACATATTATACATGGAGGCGAATTAAGCGCCGAAAAAAAATATATCGCACCAACGCTAATGGATCAGGTGAAGGCTGGCGCTGCTGTTATGAAGGAAGAAATATTCGGGCCAATTTTGCCGATCCTGACATTTTCCAGCCAACAGGAAGCCCTTGATATCATTGCACAGAACCCCAATCCATTGTCATTTTATGTATTTACCAACAGTGTATCCAAAGAAGAGGCATGGATTGAAGCGGTAAGTTTTGGCGGCGGGTGTGTAAATAATTCCAGCTGGCATTTTGCCAATCCGCATTTGCCATTTGGCGGCCGTGGCAAAAGTGGCCTGGGTGCAGCACATGGAAAAGCTTCTTTTGATTGTTTTACGCATTATAAATCGGTGATGAAGACGCCTACCTGGTTTGATCCGTCTATAAAATATCCGCCATACAAGGGTAAATTATCCCTGTTCAAAAAATTAATCAGGTGA
- a CDS encoding glutathione peroxidase, translating into MSVRQQLLQWIYPTLIKAGKLFGSENKVLVNQQSVRPIESLYNLVISLNDGSKLSMATLKGKKILLVNTASDCGYTAQYEELQELSEQYNKNLVVIAFPANDFKEQEKGDDASIAQFCKKNYGVSFPLSKKTSVIKSNQQDPVFHWLSDHRLNGWCDRDPEWNFSKYLVDENGTLTHYFPAAISPLDPIVTKFIQANTDK; encoded by the coding sequence ATGAGTGTTAGACAACAATTATTGCAGTGGATTTACCCCACATTGATTAAAGCCGGTAAATTATTCGGGTCTGAAAACAAAGTACTCGTTAACCAGCAAAGTGTCAGACCCATTGAATCATTGTATAACCTGGTGATTTCTTTGAATGATGGAAGTAAACTTTCAATGGCAACGTTGAAAGGTAAAAAAATCCTGCTGGTGAATACCGCATCGGATTGCGGTTATACGGCCCAGTATGAAGAATTGCAGGAACTATCGGAACAGTATAATAAAAACCTGGTGGTGATCGCATTCCCTGCCAATGATTTCAAGGAGCAGGAAAAAGGTGATGATGCATCAATTGCGCAGTTCTGCAAAAAGAATTATGGTGTAAGTTTTCCACTTTCTAAAAAGACCAGCGTAATAAAAAGTAATCAACAGGATCCTGTATTTCACTGGCTATCAGACCATCGCTTGAATGGTTGGTGTGACCGTGATCCAGAATGGAATTTTTCAAAATACCTGGTGGATGAAAACGGAACGCTGACCCATTATTTTCCAGCAGCCATTTCTCCTTTAGACCCTATTGTAACAAAATTTATCCAGGCAAACACCGATAAATAG
- the dusB gene encoding tRNA dihydrouridine synthase DusB: MVKIGPITLPEFPLLLAPMEDVSDPPFRAVCKDNGADLMFTEFISSEGLIRDAIKSRQKLDVFDYERPVGIQIFGGDEDAMAMSAQIVDTVNPDLLDINFGCPVKKVVTKGAGAAVLKDIDLMVRLTAACVRATRLPVTVKTRLGWDATSINIVEVAERLQDVGIKALSIHGRTRNQLYKGEADWTHIARVKENPRITIPIFGNGDIDSPEKALEYKKRYGIDGIMIGRAAIGYPWIFQEIRHFLQTGQHLPPPTIEQRVEVIRKHLHRSVEWKGLIPGINEMRRHYNNYLKGLPNIKEFRTKLVVMKSVEEIDAILDEINKNYTGFAFERRVVDMDTMAYTCG, translated from the coding sequence CTGGTTAAGATCGGCCCCATAACATTACCTGAGTTTCCCCTGCTCCTGGCACCCATGGAAGACGTGAGTGACCCGCCATTTCGTGCAGTCTGCAAAGACAACGGCGCAGACCTTATGTTTACTGAATTTATCAGTAGTGAGGGCCTGATCAGGGATGCCATTAAAAGCCGCCAAAAGCTGGACGTCTTTGATTACGAGCGGCCGGTTGGAATCCAGATTTTTGGGGGGGATGAAGATGCGATGGCTATGAGTGCACAGATCGTTGATACTGTTAACCCAGACCTGCTGGATATCAATTTTGGCTGCCCGGTGAAAAAGGTTGTGACAAAGGGGGCTGGTGCTGCAGTATTAAAAGACATCGACCTGATGGTTCGCCTTACCGCTGCCTGCGTTCGGGCTACCCGCCTCCCGGTCACGGTAAAAACAAGGCTGGGCTGGGACGCAACATCCATCAATATTGTTGAAGTTGCAGAACGATTGCAGGATGTTGGTATTAAAGCCCTTTCAATCCATGGACGGACCAGAAACCAATTATATAAAGGCGAGGCGGACTGGACGCATATTGCAAGGGTGAAGGAAAATCCCCGCATCACTATTCCCATCTTTGGTAATGGCGACATCGATTCCCCTGAAAAAGCATTGGAATACAAAAAAAGATATGGCATTGATGGCATTATGATCGGCCGCGCAGCCATTGGTTATCCCTGGATATTCCAGGAAATCAGGCATTTTCTGCAAACAGGACAGCACCTCCCACCACCAACCATTGAACAGCGGGTTGAAGTGATCAGGAAACATTTACATAGATCTGTCGAATGGAAAGGACTTATTCCCGGCATCAATGAAATGAGAAGACATTATAATAATTACCTCAAAGGCTTGCCCAATATCAAGGAATTCCGCACAAAACTGGTGGTTATGAAATCAGTTGAAGAAATTGATGCCATTCTTGATGAGATCAATAAAAACTATACCGGATTCGCTTTTGAAAGAAGGGTGGTTGATATGGATACTATGGCATACACATGTGGCTAA
- a CDS encoding type II CAAX endopeptidase family protein, with translation MTKYLKYKPAWIQLVIFGSLTFGFYLCFGLLAFFGIAKFHNLSPEQLQATNFNDPAVLAALKVVLAVMTIVIFLLPALVFAYLSDKRPLQYIGLKKPAPVNFWWLGALMMLLAFPLASWLNQINQNLHLPSFLKSTEDALRTAEANANELMAAMLDMRNPLDLVAMLFVVALLPAICEELFFRGVLQRLFIQIFQRPWTGIIITAILFSAFHGQFLGFFPRVFLGIVLGAIYWYSGSIWPAIVAHFINNAIQVVYVYKDKSYINNEPDVQPILVIFSALLVVGIAWYMRRISQTHYGELYDTDDELILPSRDEEGKEK, from the coding sequence ATGACGAAATATCTTAAGTATAAACCCGCCTGGATTCAACTGGTGATTTTTGGTAGCCTGACATTTGGTTTTTATTTATGTTTCGGATTGCTCGCTTTTTTTGGCATAGCCAAATTTCACAACCTTTCCCCGGAGCAGTTACAAGCCACAAACTTCAATGATCCCGCAGTGCTGGCCGCGCTTAAAGTTGTATTGGCTGTAATGACCATCGTGATTTTTCTTTTACCCGCTTTGGTTTTTGCTTATTTAAGCGATAAAAGACCCCTTCAATATATAGGCCTGAAAAAGCCGGCGCCGGTTAATTTCTGGTGGCTTGGCGCACTAATGATGTTGCTGGCATTTCCATTGGCATCCTGGCTCAACCAGATAAACCAGAACTTGCATCTGCCTTCATTCCTGAAATCTACTGAAGATGCGTTGCGGACTGCCGAAGCCAATGCCAACGAATTAATGGCCGCTATGCTTGATATGAGAAATCCATTGGACCTTGTTGCGATGTTATTTGTAGTGGCTTTGTTGCCCGCCATTTGTGAAGAGTTGTTTTTCAGGGGCGTATTACAGCGGTTGTTTATCCAGATTTTTCAAAGACCCTGGACAGGTATCATTATTACCGCCATCCTGTTTTCTGCATTCCATGGGCAATTCCTGGGATTTTTCCCCAGGGTATTTCTGGGCATTGTCCTGGGCGCCATCTATTGGTATAGTGGAAGTATCTGGCCCGCAATTGTAGCTCATTTTATTAATAATGCCATTCAGGTTGTTTATGTGTATAAGGACAAATCCTACATCAATAACGAACCCGATGTACAGCCCATCCTGGTCATCTTCAGTGCACTGCTGGTGGTGGGAATAGCCTGGTATATGCGCCGGATTTCACAAACACATTATGGTGAGTTATACGATACAGATGACGAATTGATTTTGCCTTCTAGGGATGAGGAAGGTAAGGAGAAGTAA
- a CDS encoding phosphatidate cytidylyltransferase, whose product MKFTVFSFLLTANKLTMAFNWQTFWTRTWTALIFAAVMVTGLFWNQWAFFILFSIVHFGCWYEYQKLVAKFATDYEAITPFHRYGVMLAGWTLVLYFTGKGLTFGSFSLHALGWWAGLLFLFVLPITELLFTRHISLQNIRYSALGILYISLSLGLLMDLRTHPEFGYLLPVTIIFSIWINDTMAYLVGSMIGKTPLTAISPKKTWEGTLGGIIISIAAMGVLSYFTHHPVFHAAVIAAIAAISGTFGDLLESKLKRLAGVKDSGQIMPGHGGFLDRFDSLLLAVPFVWVYVKFILT is encoded by the coding sequence GTGAAGTTCACGGTTTTCAGCTTCCTGCTCACTGCTAACAAATTAACCATGGCATTTAACTGGCAAACATTCTGGACCAGGACCTGGACCGCCCTTATTTTTGCGGCAGTAATGGTGACGGGCTTATTCTGGAATCAGTGGGCGTTTTTTATCCTTTTTTCCATCGTTCATTTTGGGTGTTGGTATGAGTACCAAAAATTGGTGGCCAAATTTGCTACAGACTATGAAGCGATTACCCCTTTCCACAGGTATGGGGTGATGCTTGCCGGATGGACCCTGGTCCTGTATTTCACAGGTAAGGGATTAACCTTTGGTTCGTTTTCCCTGCATGCATTGGGCTGGTGGGCCGGACTTTTATTCCTTTTTGTGCTACCAATTACGGAATTGCTGTTTACCAGGCATATTTCCCTCCAAAATATCCGCTACTCTGCTTTAGGAATCCTCTACATATCATTAAGTCTGGGTCTGCTGATGGACCTACGAACGCATCCTGAATTTGGATACCTGCTTCCCGTAACCATTATTTTTTCTATCTGGATCAATGACACTATGGCCTACCTGGTGGGTTCAATGATCGGCAAAACACCCTTAACTGCCATCTCCCCGAAAAAGACCTGGGAAGGGACGCTGGGTGGAATTATAATCAGCATAGCTGCAATGGGAGTACTGTCTTATTTCACCCACCATCCGGTTTTCCATGCTGCCGTGATTGCGGCCATAGCAGCCATTTCCGGAACATTTGGCGACCTGCTAGAAAGTAAATTAAAAAGGTTGGCCGGGGTTAAAGACAGTGGCCAGATCATGCCAGGCCATGGCGGTTTCCTGGATCGATTTGACTCCTTGTTGCTGGCGGTACCCTTCGTTTGGGTATATGTAAAATTTATCCTGACCTAG
- the pheS gene encoding phenylalanine--tRNA ligase subunit alpha, translating to MENLLQQIEGYKQEIDAIEINGAVALEEYRIRFLGTKGIVKALFGEMRNIPADQKKEFGAILNDFKLFAERKFDTWKNSLGDLVTVNEEAPAGAGIDWTLPGDPSPIGSRHPISIVRNEIVSIFRRLGFSVAEGPEIEDDWHNFTALNLPENHPARDMQDTFYMNQNPDWLLRTHTSNVQVREMEKHKLPIRIVCPGRVYRNETISARAHCFFHQVEGLYIDEHVSFADLKQTLYFFVQELFGREVKIRFRPSYFPFTEPSAEMDISCLLCNGKGCNVCKQTTWVEILGCGMVHPQVLENCGIDSNKYTGFAFGMGIERITMLKYQINDLRLFSENDVRFLQQFTATY from the coding sequence ATGGAGAACCTTTTACAGCAAATTGAAGGATATAAACAAGAGATCGATGCTATCGAAATCAATGGCGCAGTTGCACTGGAAGAATACCGCATCAGATTCCTGGGCACCAAGGGCATCGTGAAGGCATTATTCGGGGAAATGCGAAATATACCTGCAGACCAGAAGAAAGAATTCGGTGCTATCCTGAACGACTTCAAACTCTTTGCTGAAAGGAAATTTGATACCTGGAAAAACAGCCTGGGAGATTTGGTAACCGTTAATGAAGAAGCTCCTGCTGGTGCAGGGATTGACTGGACGCTCCCGGGTGATCCTTCCCCCATAGGTTCACGGCATCCCATCAGCATCGTCAGAAATGAGATCGTATCCATTTTCCGAAGGCTGGGTTTTTCAGTGGCTGAAGGCCCTGAGATAGAAGACGACTGGCATAATTTCACGGCACTGAACCTGCCTGAAAATCATCCTGCCCGCGATATGCAGGACACATTTTACATGAACCAGAACCCTGACTGGTTGCTGCGCACGCATACCAGCAATGTACAGGTAAGGGAAATGGAAAAGCATAAATTACCGATAAGGATTGTTTGCCCGGGTCGCGTTTACCGCAACGAGACCATCTCTGCACGGGCCCATTGTTTTTTCCATCAGGTAGAGGGGTTATATATTGATGAACATGTTTCCTTTGCCGACCTCAAGCAAACCTTGTATTTTTTTGTACAGGAATTATTTGGAAGGGAGGTGAAAATAAGGTTCCGGCCTTCTTATTTTCCATTTACCGAGCCTAGTGCGGAAATGGATATCAGCTGCCTGCTATGCAACGGTAAGGGATGCAATGTATGCAAGCAAACTACCTGGGTTGAGATTTTAGGTTGTGGTATGGTGCATCCCCAGGTACTTGAAAATTGCGGTATTGATTCCAATAAATATACAGGGTTTGCCTTCGGCATGGGCATCGAGAGGATCACGATGTTAAAATACCAGATCAATGACCTGAGGTTGTTCAGTGAAAATGATGTCCGTTTCCTGCAACAGTTTACGGCCACCTATTAA
- a CDS encoding 3-hydroxyacyl-CoA dehydrogenase NAD-binding domain-containing protein encodes MPAINKTICVCGAGTMGAGITQAAAQQGFAVILYDLNPAVLQQARDQVENNLQVLHEKQKLSLAEKASIIENIQWSGDINQCRAEIIIEAIVENLPAKIDLFKQLAAINGPTAIYASNTSSLAITAIALAHPFPARVAGLHFFNPATLMKLVEVVQTIHSADNTIQTLVQLVKNLGKTPVVCNDAPGFIVNRVARPFYIESLRLAEEGIPIPVIDALMTAAGFKMGPFRLMDLIGNDINYAVSCSIYEQMGEPARLKPSFIQQEKVAQGKLGRKSGAGYYTYSA; translated from the coding sequence ATGCCAGCCATCAATAAAACAATTTGTGTTTGCGGAGCCGGAACCATGGGTGCAGGAATAACTCAGGCTGCAGCCCAACAAGGCTTTGCTGTAATACTTTATGACCTGAATCCCGCTGTTCTCCAACAAGCCAGGGACCAGGTTGAAAATAACCTGCAAGTGCTTCATGAAAAGCAAAAATTATCCCTTGCGGAGAAAGCATCCATTATTGAAAATATACAATGGTCAGGCGACATAAATCAATGCCGGGCAGAAATTATTATTGAAGCCATTGTTGAAAATCTGCCAGCTAAAATTGATCTCTTTAAACAGTTGGCTGCAATAAACGGACCCACTGCTATATATGCCAGTAATACCTCATCCCTGGCCATAACTGCTATTGCCTTGGCACATCCTTTTCCAGCAAGAGTTGCTGGCCTGCATTTTTTTAATCCGGCAACGCTAATGAAGCTTGTTGAAGTAGTACAAACAATCCATAGTGCCGATAATACCATTCAAACCCTGGTGCAGTTGGTAAAAAACCTGGGCAAAACACCTGTGGTTTGCAATGACGCTCCAGGGTTTATAGTGAATAGGGTTGCAAGGCCATTTTATATTGAATCATTGCGCCTGGCAGAAGAAGGGATTCCCATTCCAGTTATTGATGCGCTGATGACCGCAGCCGGTTTTAAAATGGGTCCGTTCCGGTTGATGGACCTGATTGGGAATGATATCAACTATGCGGTGAGCTGCAGCATATATGAACAGATGGGTGAACCTGCACGATTGAAACCTTCTTTTATTCAGCAAGAGAAAGTAGCCCAGGGAAAACTGGGTCGCAAATCAGGCGCTGGTTATTATACTTATTCAGCATGA